The Acidobacteriaceae bacterium nucleotide sequence GGCGTCGACGATGTCTTTGGTGAAGTCCCGCGGGTGCGAGGTGGTGAAGCGGACGCGCTCGATGCCGTTGATCTCGCCTACTGCGACGAGGAGCTCGGCGAAGCTGCGCTTGCTGCTGGGGTCCTGGTAGCTGTTTACGTTCTGGCCGAGGAGCTGGATTTCCGTGTAGCCGAGACCGGCGATGCGTTGCGCTTCTGCGAGCACAGAGGCCGAGGTGCGCGAGCGCTCCTTGCCACGCGTGTACGGAACGACGCAGTAGGCGCAGAACTTGTCGCAGCCTTCGATGATGGTGATGTAGCCGCGATGCGGGTTCGAGCGAGCGGTGAACTCGGTGTCGAAGGTCTCGTCGGTCTGACGGTCGTCAAGGCCGGTGATGCGGGTCTCGCCTGCTTCCAGGCGGGCGAGCATGTCGGGCAGATTGCGGTACGAGGCTGAGCCGGCAACGAGCGAGACGTAGGGCGCGCGCTCGAAGATCTTGTGGCCTTCCTGCTGGGCTACGCAGCCGATGACGGCGAACTTCTTGCCTTCGCCCTGCATGCGCTTGTACTCGTTCAGGCGATGAAAGACCTTCTGCTCGGCTTTGTCGCGGATCGAGCAGGTGTTGTAGAGGATGAGACCGGCGTCGGTCTCATCGGTGACACGCTGATAGCCTTCGCGCTCGAGTGTGCCGACGACTTTTTCGGAGTCGTGCGCGTTCATCTGGCAGCCAAAGGTTTCGATGTAGAAGGTCTTCATGAGAGTCTCTGCCCCTCCCCGCATGTTTGCGCTATGTTCAGAGCGCGGCGGGTTTCAGTCTGGAATTCAAAGCGGTCTGCGCTGGCAGTTTCCAGACGAGAGTCCAACCTTGATTTTAGCTGAGGCGAGAGCTTGATCGAGGCTATTTGCCGGGATAAAGCATGTCCTTGATGGCCTGACGGCGGGCGGCGTCGGCTTCGCGCTTGCCTTCGAAGGACGAAGCACCGGCAACACTGCCCTTATCGTCGTCCTCCGGTTCGTTGCACTGGATGCAGCGGTTGGCGTAACCGGGATGGTTAGGGCGGAGCTCGAACTCTTCTTCGCAGACGGTGCAGGTACGTTTCGGGAATGCCATGACGGGGTTTATTTTACCCGCGAGGACAGGCTTTGGGGAGAGGGCTTGTTCACCCAAAGCAGAGGCTGGCGGATGGGAAAGTTGCGGACGATCTCCGGCACGGTCGGCTGTGGGTTGAGGGTCTTCCAGAGGCGGAGGTACTCGCGTTTCTGGAGGGCGAGGCCTGCGAAGAGCAGAGCAGGTTGGCGGTTGGGAAGATCGTCAAAGAACTCGACGTCTTTGGCGAAGGGCCACCTGGATTTGTCGCGAATAAACGGCTCCATGAACGCCACCGCTTTGGCGATGCCGCGACCGTCGGGGGTCTCAAAGCGCCACAGATTATCGGTGGGTGTGGAGCAGAGCTGGCAGATGGTGCTGAGGACGTCGAGGTCAAAGAGCGCGTAGCTGTAGGGCTTGGTCCGGGCGAGTTCGAGCGGTAGTCGGCCGTCAGGGGCGATCTGGTCTGGAACGAGCACGCTGCGGAAGCGCTCGCGGCACCAGGCGAGGCGTTGCTCGTCGGCTATGAGTTGCGAGAAGGCCGCATACTGCGCGATCCAGCAGGAGCCGTGGTTGTTTTTCTGATCGCGCTCGTCCTGTCCGTTTTTTGAGGTGGACATCCAGGTCAGGTAGTCAGCAAACCAGCTGTGAATGCTGGCGATGTCTGCGGACGACAGCGCGCCAGAGTTGGTAAGGAACTGCGTGGCGCGAGCGACTTCGACGAGGTGCAGGGTGTCAATAATGCCGATACCGCGGCCGGGGGTTACGCCGCGAATCGCCTGGGCGTACTGCAGGTTCGGGTTCATGCGCGTGGCGGGAGAAACAAACCATGCACGAAGATGTGCGGCTGCTTTTTCGGCGTAGCGCTTGTCCTTCGTCAGCAGCCAGGCGGAGGTGAGAGCGGGCATCTGCACACTGAAGCGGAGCAGGAGTTCGCGGTGGCCTGTGAAGTTGTCCGGGTTTGAGAAGCCGTCGCGGCGGATGTAGGGGCCGTCGGGATTCCTGGGATCGGGCCACCAGTAGTCGCCTTCGGAGAAGAAGTCATGCGGGCCACCGGTGGAGCGTGGCGACGAGGCTGCCGTGACGGTGCGGGGTTCTTCGAGAAGGTATTTGTTCGCTGCAGCGAGGACCCATTTGCGATCGAGAGAGGCAACGTCAACAGTTGCGTGGCGCGGAGAGGCCGATGCTCCTACAGAGCAAAGCCAGGCGGTAGAGCCGAGAGCGAAACAGAAGTGGCGGCGGTCCATGAAACCCCTCAAAGCGAGCAGCTATCGATCAAACAAACAAACGAAGTGTACGGTATGCTTGCCCGCGTTCGTTTTTATGACAAAAAGACGATGCCAACTGATGAAAAGCGCTTCAACGCGATATTTTGAAGTGCGAGGAGTGAAATGGATCGTCGAGCGTTCTTGAAGAGTGGAGTGTTTGCAGGTACGGTTTGTGCCACCAAGGGATGGGCTTCCCTGCTGGCGGAAGAGCGTCTGAACAGTGAGGCGACTCATCGCGAGCTTGCTACGGGATGGGAGTTTTATCGCGGGCCGCTCGATGGTCGCTATCAGCCGTGGCATAGCGAAGAGCTGCTGACGTGGGAGCAGGTTTCGTTGCCGCATTGCTTCAACGCCTACGACGCTTGCGATCCGGACGTGCCTGCGTATCGCGGCGATGGGTGGTATCGCAGCAAGGTTGCGGTGATGAACCCGTATCAGGACGGACGCACTCTGCTGCACTTTGAAGGTGCAGGACAGACGGCCGAAGTGTGGGTTGGCGGCGAGCATGTCACGACGCATGTTGGTGGATATGCCGAGTGGGTTGTGGATGTGACGGAGTCCTGCAAGCGACTCAAAGCCGGCGAGGCGTTGCCGCTGTCGATCAAGTGTTCGAATGGGCGCGACGTTCAGCGCATGCCTTCTGACCTGAGCGACTTTACGTTGTATGGCGGCGTGTATCGTCCGGTGCACCTGGTGTATGTGCCTGCGGTTTCGCTGGATGCGGTGCATACGAATGTGACGTGGGAGCCGGGTAAGGATGCGACGGTTGAGGTGACCGCTCGGCTTTATGCGGCGCATCCTGTGGCGGGTGAACTGTCGCTGACGGCACGTATCCTTGGTCCGGGTGGACGGCTGGTAGCAGAGAAGAACGTGAGCCGCGCGGCATGGAAAGGCGAAGAAGCGATTGCGAGCTTTCCGCTACCGAAGCCGGAGCTGTGGACGCCACAGTCGCCTAAGCTGTATCGCTGCCAGTTAGTCCTTCGTGGGGGTGCCGATGAGACAAAGGTTGAGCATAAGTTTGGTGTTCGTCATACACGGTTTGAAGACCACGGGCCATTCTTTCTAAACGGTGAGCGGCTACTGCTGAAAGGCACGCAGCGGCACGAGGATGGCTCGAACTATGCAGCAGCCTTGCCAGCAGAGGAGATTCGCCGCGAGTTCCAGATGATGAAGGCCATGGGGGCGAACATTGTTCGGCTGGCGCATTACCAGCAACGACGGCTGGTGCTGGAGCTTTGCGATGAGCTGGGAATCTTTGTCTGGGAAGAGGTGCCCTGGTGCCGCTCGGGTGTGGGCGATGAGTGCTTCAAGGAGCTTGGGCGCGGGATGCTGCGCGACATGATCGATCAACACCGGAATCATCCGAGTGCGCTGATCTGGGGGCTGGGCAATGAGGACGACTGGCCGACGGAGTTGAATGGCAGCGACCATGCCGCGATCCGCGAGTACATGACGGAGTTGCGAGACCTTTCGCACAAGCTTGATCCGACGCGGATGACGGGCTATCGTCGCTGCGATTTTGCGAAGGACATTCCTGATGTGTACTCGCCGTCGATCTGGGCGGGATGGTACAGCGGGATTTATCCGGAGTATGCCGCGGCGTTGGAGAAGGCTCGGCCAACGGTGAAGCACCTGATGCATGTGGAGTGGGGCGCGGACAACCATGCAGGGCGTAACGCGGAAGATCCTGATCCGGTGCTGAAGCATATTTTGACGGGCAAGAGCACAGCGGAGAAAGGCTTCGACTACAAGCTGACCGGCGGTGACGCGCGTGTGTCTCGCGAT carries:
- the miaB gene encoding tRNA (N6-isopentenyl adenosine(37)-C2)-methylthiotransferase MiaB gives rise to the protein MKTFYIETFGCQMNAHDSEKVVGTLEREGYQRVTDETDAGLILYNTCSIRDKAEQKVFHRLNEYKRMQGEGKKFAVIGCVAQQEGHKIFERAPYVSLVAGSASYRNLPDMLARLEAGETRITGLDDRQTDETFDTEFTARSNPHRGYITIIEGCDKFCAYCVVPYTRGKERSRTSASVLAEAQRIAGLGYTEIQLLGQNVNSYQDPSSKRSFAELLVAVGEINGIERVRFTTSHPRDFTKDIVDAIDATPSLCNHIHLPVQSGSTNVLRAMQREYTRDWYLERISWAHNAKRDMSLTSDIIVGFPGETDADFEDTITLLEAVKYDGIFGFKYSPRPNTPAIHMHDSIAEEVKIQRLAILNQRQREIQREHYARHMDTIERVMVEQGLNPRGQVTGRSMQNKTINFTCDTVPPIGSYIDVRITQIFPSSLAGEAVSQAVAPSSSLLAQQALNARVTVVQ
- a CDS encoding alginate lyase family protein, encoding MDRRHFCFALGSTAWLCSVGASASPRHATVDVASLDRKWVLAAANKYLLEEPRTVTAASSPRSTGGPHDFFSEGDYWWPDPRNPDGPYIRRDGFSNPDNFTGHRELLLRFSVQMPALTSAWLLTKDKRYAEKAAAHLRAWFVSPATRMNPNLQYAQAIRGVTPGRGIGIIDTLHLVEVARATQFLTNSGALSSADIASIHSWFADYLTWMSTSKNGQDERDQKNNHGSCWIAQYAAFSQLIADEQRLAWCRERFRSVLVPDQIAPDGRLPLELARTKPYSYALFDLDVLSTICQLCSTPTDNLWRFETPDGRGIAKAVAFMEPFIRDKSRWPFAKDVEFFDDLPNRQPALLFAGLALQKREYLRLWKTLNPQPTVPEIVRNFPIRQPLLWVNKPSPQSLSSRVK
- a CDS encoding glycoside hydrolase family 2 TIM barrel-domain containing protein, giving the protein MDRRAFLKSGVFAGTVCATKGWASLLAEERLNSEATHRELATGWEFYRGPLDGRYQPWHSEELLTWEQVSLPHCFNAYDACDPDVPAYRGDGWYRSKVAVMNPYQDGRTLLHFEGAGQTAEVWVGGEHVTTHVGGYAEWVVDVTESCKRLKAGEALPLSIKCSNGRDVQRMPSDLSDFTLYGGVYRPVHLVYVPAVSLDAVHTNVTWEPGKDATVEVTARLYAAHPVAGELSLTARILGPGGRLVAEKNVSRAAWKGEEAIASFPLPKPELWTPQSPKLYRCQLVLRGGADETKVEHKFGVRHTRFEDHGPFFLNGERLLLKGTQRHEDGSNYAAALPAEEIRREFQMMKAMGANIVRLAHYQQRRLVLELCDELGIFVWEEVPWCRSGVGDECFKELGRGMLRDMIDQHRNHPSALIWGLGNEDDWPTELNGSDHAAIREYMTELRDLSHKLDPTRMTGYRRCDFAKDIPDVYSPSIWAGWYSGIYPEYAAALEKARPTVKHLMHVEWGADNHAGRNAEDPDPVLKHILTGKSTAEKGFDYKLTGGDARVSRDGTWTETYACDLFDWYLKTAEETNWLAGTLQWCFKDFSTPLRPENPVPRVNQKGLLLRDMTPKEGYYVFQSYWAKEPMLRVFGHNWPVRWGKVGQERMVRVYSNCSEVELFVNGVSAGKRTRDSKDFPCAGLRWSIAFREGENTVKAVTRVAGRELTDSVTFRYETRAWGKPAKVMLTRVNAATVKAELVDADGVLCLDSRAQIRFAVAGEAKLIDNVGTPDGSRAVQLQNGRAQISVKLDGAAQFSAVVAGVAPAFLLLAGGTA